The following proteins are co-located in the Zonotrichia albicollis isolate bZonAlb1 chromosome 1, bZonAlb1.hap1, whole genome shotgun sequence genome:
- the TPD52 gene encoding tumor protein D52 isoform X4 — translation MEPPRDQGLLRSDSIPEVGEDAAATVSMAETLSEEERDELRKELAKVEEEIQTLSQVLAAKEKHLAEIKRKLGINSLQELKQNITKSWQDVTSTTAYKRTSETLSQAGQKASAAFSSVGSVITKKFEDVRLQAFSHSFSIRSIQHSISMPIMRNSPTFKSFEEKVENFKSKVGGSKPAGGDFGEVLNSAANASATETIAEQTEEETH, via the exons GGCTGCTGAGGAGTGACTCTATACCTGAGGTTGGAGAGGATGCTGCTGCCACAGTCAGTATGGCAGAAACACTCTCAGAAGAAGAACGGGATGAGCTAAGAAAAGAGCTTGCCAAG GTGGAAGAGGAAATCCAGACGCTCTCACAAGTGCTAGCTGCCAAAGAGAAGCATCTAGCAGAAATCAAGAGAAAGCTGGGAATTAACTCACTACAGGAACTAAAGCAGAACATTACCAAAAGCTGGCAAGATGTTACATCAACCACGGC ATACAAGAGAACATCAGAAACCCTGTCTCAGGCTGGTCAGAAggcttctgctgctttttcttctgttggTTCAGTCATAACCAAGAAATTTGAAGATGTCAG ACTACAGGCATTTTCACATTCCTTTAG TATACGCTCCATACAACATTCAATTAGTATGCCTATTATGAG aaATTCTCCTACTTTCAAATCCTTTGAGGAGAAAGTTGAAAACTTCAAG TCTAAAGTTGGAGGAAGCAAACCTGCCGGAGGAGACTTTGGAGAAGTTCTCAACTCTGCTGCCAACGCCAGTGCCACAGAAACTATTGCAGAACAGACAGAGGAGGAGACCCACTGA
- the TPD52 gene encoding tumor protein D52 isoform X3 has protein sequence MLQWKRRMAARTELSGSGMDLYEDYKSPFDFNAGVNRNYLYLSPGINLSPPGSPTLAKSGLLRSDSIPEVGEDAAATVSMAETLSEEERDELRKELAKVEEEIQTLSQVLAAKEKHLAEIKRKLGINSLQELKQNITKSWQDVTSTTAYKRTSETLSQAGQKASAAFSSVGSVITKKFEDVRNSPTFKSFEEKVENFKSKVGGSKPAGGDFGEVLNSAANASATETIAEQTEEETH, from the exons ATGCTTCAGTGGAAGAGGAGGATGGCTGCACGCACTGAACTGTCTGGGTCTGGCATGGATCTGTATGAGGATTACAAATCACCTTTCGATTTCAATGCTGGAGTGAACAGAAATTATCTTTACTTGTCGCCTGGCATAAACCTTTCTCCACCTGGATCACCTACACTGGCGAAGTCTG GGCTGCTGAGGAGTGACTCTATACCTGAGGTTGGAGAGGATGCTGCTGCCACAGTCAGTATGGCAGAAACACTCTCAGAAGAAGAACGGGATGAGCTAAGAAAAGAGCTTGCCAAG GTGGAAGAGGAAATCCAGACGCTCTCACAAGTGCTAGCTGCCAAAGAGAAGCATCTAGCAGAAATCAAGAGAAAGCTGGGAATTAACTCACTACAGGAACTAAAGCAGAACATTACCAAAAGCTGGCAAGATGTTACATCAACCACGGC ATACAAGAGAACATCAGAAACCCTGTCTCAGGCTGGTCAGAAggcttctgctgctttttcttctgttggTTCAGTCATAACCAAGAAATTTGAAGATGTCAG aaATTCTCCTACTTTCAAATCCTTTGAGGAGAAAGTTGAAAACTTCAAG TCTAAAGTTGGAGGAAGCAAACCTGCCGGAGGAGACTTTGGAGAAGTTCTCAACTCTGCTGCCAACGCCAGTGCCACAGAAACTATTGCAGAACAGACAGAGGAGGAGACCCACTGA
- the TPD52 gene encoding tumor protein D52 isoform X1: MLQWKRRMAARTELSGSGMDLYEDYKSPFDFNAGVNRNYLYLSPGINLSPPGSPTLAKSGLLRSDSIPEVGEDAAATVSMAETLSEEERDELRKELAKVEEEIQTLSQVLAAKEKHLAEIKRKLGINSLQELKQNITKSWQDVTSTTAYKRTSETLSQAGQKASAAFSSVGSVITKKFEDVRLQAFSHSFSIRSIQHSISMPIMRNSPTFKSFEEKVENFKSKVGGSKPAGGDFGEVLNSAANASATETIAEQTEEETH, encoded by the exons ATGCTTCAGTGGAAGAGGAGGATGGCTGCACGCACTGAACTGTCTGGGTCTGGCATGGATCTGTATGAGGATTACAAATCACCTTTCGATTTCAATGCTGGAGTGAACAGAAATTATCTTTACTTGTCGCCTGGCATAAACCTTTCTCCACCTGGATCACCTACACTGGCGAAGTCTG GGCTGCTGAGGAGTGACTCTATACCTGAGGTTGGAGAGGATGCTGCTGCCACAGTCAGTATGGCAGAAACACTCTCAGAAGAAGAACGGGATGAGCTAAGAAAAGAGCTTGCCAAG GTGGAAGAGGAAATCCAGACGCTCTCACAAGTGCTAGCTGCCAAAGAGAAGCATCTAGCAGAAATCAAGAGAAAGCTGGGAATTAACTCACTACAGGAACTAAAGCAGAACATTACCAAAAGCTGGCAAGATGTTACATCAACCACGGC ATACAAGAGAACATCAGAAACCCTGTCTCAGGCTGGTCAGAAggcttctgctgctttttcttctgttggTTCAGTCATAACCAAGAAATTTGAAGATGTCAG ACTACAGGCATTTTCACATTCCTTTAG TATACGCTCCATACAACATTCAATTAGTATGCCTATTATGAG aaATTCTCCTACTTTCAAATCCTTTGAGGAGAAAGTTGAAAACTTCAAG TCTAAAGTTGGAGGAAGCAAACCTGCCGGAGGAGACTTTGGAGAAGTTCTCAACTCTGCTGCCAACGCCAGTGCCACAGAAACTATTGCAGAACAGACAGAGGAGGAGACCCACTGA
- the TPD52 gene encoding tumor protein D52 isoform X2 — protein MLQWKRRMAARTELSGSGMDLYEDYKSPFDFNAGVNRNYLYLSPGINLSPPGSPTLAKSGLLRSDSIPEVGEDAAATVSMAETLSEEERDELRKELAKVEEEIQTLSQVLAAKEKHLAEIKRKLGINSLQELKQNITKSWQDVTSTTAYKRTSETLSQAGQKASAAFSSVGSVITKKFEDVSIRSIQHSISMPIMRNSPTFKSFEEKVENFKSKVGGSKPAGGDFGEVLNSAANASATETIAEQTEEETH, from the exons ATGCTTCAGTGGAAGAGGAGGATGGCTGCACGCACTGAACTGTCTGGGTCTGGCATGGATCTGTATGAGGATTACAAATCACCTTTCGATTTCAATGCTGGAGTGAACAGAAATTATCTTTACTTGTCGCCTGGCATAAACCTTTCTCCACCTGGATCACCTACACTGGCGAAGTCTG GGCTGCTGAGGAGTGACTCTATACCTGAGGTTGGAGAGGATGCTGCTGCCACAGTCAGTATGGCAGAAACACTCTCAGAAGAAGAACGGGATGAGCTAAGAAAAGAGCTTGCCAAG GTGGAAGAGGAAATCCAGACGCTCTCACAAGTGCTAGCTGCCAAAGAGAAGCATCTAGCAGAAATCAAGAGAAAGCTGGGAATTAACTCACTACAGGAACTAAAGCAGAACATTACCAAAAGCTGGCAAGATGTTACATCAACCACGGC ATACAAGAGAACATCAGAAACCCTGTCTCAGGCTGGTCAGAAggcttctgctgctttttcttctgttggTTCAGTCATAACCAAGAAATTTGAAGATGTCAG TATACGCTCCATACAACATTCAATTAGTATGCCTATTATGAG aaATTCTCCTACTTTCAAATCCTTTGAGGAGAAAGTTGAAAACTTCAAG TCTAAAGTTGGAGGAAGCAAACCTGCCGGAGGAGACTTTGGAGAAGTTCTCAACTCTGCTGCCAACGCCAGTGCCACAGAAACTATTGCAGAACAGACAGAGGAGGAGACCCACTGA